One Paenibacillus sp. SYP-B4298 genomic window, TTTGGTTGCGCCGTCATTGCTGGCTTGCTGGAGCTGGGCTTTCCGATGGCTGTCCAATATTTTGTGGACAAGCTGCTGCCTGATCAGAACTGGAGCCTGATTATTGCTGCCAGTCTGGCCTTGTTGGCCATCTATGCGTTGAATACGCTGCTTCAGTATATTGTGAATTATTGGGGTCATATGCTGGGCATCAATATCGAGACGGATATGCGCAGGAAGCTGTTCGACCATATCCAGAAGCTGTCGTTCCGATTTTTCGACAATACGAAGACCGGTCATCTGATGTCGCGGCTCACCAATGACATGATGCAGATCGGCGAGATGGCGCACCATGGCCCGGAGGATCTATTCATCGCCGTCATGACGCTGCTGGGTTCATTTACACTGATGCTGTTCATTAACTGGAAGCTGGCCGTGCTCACCTTTATCGTTATTCCGGTCATTATCTGGCTGGTCGTCTTCTTCAACAAGAAAATGACCAAGGCGATTCACCAGTTGTTCAAGGATATAGGGGATTTCAATGCCAGGGTGGAGGACAATGTGGGTGGCATCCGTGTCGTACAAGCCTTCTCCAACGAAAAGTTCGAGAAGGAGCGGTTCAATGAGAACAATGGACGCTTCAGGCTGACTAAGCTCGTCTCCTACAAGCTGATTGCTCTCAACTCGTCCATCAGCTATATGCTGATGCGCTTTGTCAGCCTGTTCGTCATGGTATGCGGCACCTGGTTCGTCATCCGCGGCGAGCTGACGGCTGGTGAATTTGTCGGCTTCCTGCTGCTGACCAACGTATTCTTCCGCCCGATCGAGAAGATCAATGCGATTATCGAGAGCTATCCGCAAGGCTTTGCCGGCTTCAAGCGCTATTGCGAGCTGCTGGATACTGAGCCGGATATTGCTGATGCGCCTGATGCCATCGAGGCGGCTCCACTGCGGGATAGCATCCGGTATAGCAATGTAGCATTCGGCTACGAGAATGAGAGCAGCGTGCTGGGCAATATAAGCCTGACGATACACAAGGGCGAGACGGTCGCCTTCGTCGGCCCTTCGGGGGCAGGCAAGACTACGCTCTGCAGTCTACTGCCGCGCTTCTATGAGGTCACTGGCGGCTCCATAACGATTGACGGGGTAGATATTCGCCAGATGAAGCTGGCTTCATTGCGCAAGCAGATCGGGATTGTGCAGCAGGATGTATTTCTGTTCGCGGGCACGATCCGGGAAAATATCATGTACGGCAAGCTGGATGCTGCGGAGGCGGAGGTATGGGAGGCTGCGCGCAGAGCGCGGCTGGACGACTTCATCCGTTCACAGCCGGATGGGCTCGAGACCGTCATCGGCGAGCGCGGGGTGAAGCTCTCCGGCGGACAGAAGCAGCGTCTGGCGATCGCCCGGATGTTCCTCAAAAATCCGCCGATTCTCATCCTGGACGAGGCCACTTCTGCGCTGGACACCGAGACAGAGGTAGCGATCCAGCAATCGCTGGCCGAGCTGTCCCAGGGCAGAACAACACTGGTTATTGCCCACCGTCTGGCTACGATTAAAAATGCCGACCGGATCATTGTTGTGACACCGGAAGGGATCGCTGAGGAGGGACGGCATGAGGAGCTGCTGGAGGTAGGCGGGCACTACAGTCGTCTGCATTACGCGCAGTTCGGCACCTAGTCCACTCTCCATTCTCCATTCAAGATGAGCGACAAAGAGCAAGCCTGGGCAGCCGCTGCCTTGGCTTGCTCTTTGTTATGGGCATGGCTGACGGGGTCGACGGAGACGGGGCGCGGGGCAGTCATTCGACTGCTGAAGCCTGGATACACCTCGCGCCCTCTATGAAGCAAGAGAGTTGAGAAAAGGAGAGTCATAAGGTATAGTCAAATTAACCCACCTTAATGAATACATTCCATACAAGGGCATGTCTTCAAATTAGTCTCAGGTCGTCTTGCCCGGGACGATAATTTCATATAACTGCCCTTGCCACCCCGAGAAACAGGGACGGCGCAGTGTTATGTAATCGCCTTCATCTCGATGAGGCTGCTGTTTTATTCACGCTCTGTTGGTATGAAGTCTTCGTAGGAAAAGACAGGGGAGAGAGCATTGTTTAACGATGTGATTACTATATTAAACAACCTGAAGATGAGAACCAAGCTGTATCTATCCTTCATCATCGTCGTTTTTGTGCCGGTATGCATCACCGGGCTCGTCCTCTTGGGGGAGCTGAGGCTGCTAGCAATCAACAATGCAAGCGAGCAGACCGCAATCAATGTGGAGCGAATCAAAAAAAGAACGAGTGATGTCATCAATGTGACAATAGATGCAGCGTATCGCCTTACCAATGATAGTAAACTGACTCATGTGGTGAACAATCGCTACGAGTCTACCTATGAGGTTGTCAATGCTTATCGGGAATATCAGGATTTTAATGAAATTCTGCGGCTGTACAAGGAAATCAATAATATTCGCTTCTATATGGACAATCCGACCATGCTTGATAACTGGCAGTTTCTACAGCCTACAGAGCAGATTCGAAGATCGAGCTGGTACCAGCAGGCGGAAGGAAGCAGCTTCAGCAGTTGGCATTATATGCAGGATGAGCGTGACAAACAGCACTACTTGAGCCTGGTCAAAAAGATAAGCTTCAACGAGCGACGCACGAGCGGTATTCTGGTGCTGAACGTCAATATGGCGCTGCTGCGTGAGATCGTAAGCCAGGAGCCGTTCGAGACGATGATCGTCGATGATGGGGGACGGATTGTGGCTGCCAATCGTCCCGGTCGGACCGGGCTGACAGTTGACGACATTGATTGGGACTATGATGTCATGCAGGAGGAGAGCGGTGTGTTCC contains:
- a CDS encoding ABC transporter ATP-binding protein, which codes for MIRRFFMYYRPYRGLFMLDFGCAVIAGLLELGFPMAVQYFVDKLLPDQNWSLIIAASLALLAIYALNTLLQYIVNYWGHMLGINIETDMRRKLFDHIQKLSFRFFDNTKTGHLMSRLTNDMMQIGEMAHHGPEDLFIAVMTLLGSFTLMLFINWKLAVLTFIVIPVIIWLVVFFNKKMTKAIHQLFKDIGDFNARVEDNVGGIRVVQAFSNEKFEKERFNENNGRFRLTKLVSYKLIALNSSISYMLMRFVSLFVMVCGTWFVIRGELTAGEFVGFLLLTNVFFRPIEKINAIIESYPQGFAGFKRYCELLDTEPDIADAPDAIEAAPLRDSIRYSNVAFGYENESSVLGNISLTIHKGETVAFVGPSGAGKTTLCSLLPRFYEVTGGSITIDGVDIRQMKLASLRKQIGIVQQDVFLFAGTIRENIMYGKLDAAEAEVWEAARRARLDDFIRSQPDGLETVIGERGVKLSGGQKQRLAIARMFLKNPPILILDEATSALDTETEVAIQQSLAELSQGRTTLVIAHRLATIKNADRIIVVTPEGIAEEGRHEELLEVGGHYSRLHYAQFGT